The Ralstonia pickettii DTP0602 genome segment TGCACCCGAAGCTGGCCCAAGCCGCATCGAACCGTAAAGAATTCCGGCCTGAAAATGGCCTAGCATGATCGCGCCACCCGACGTCCGGCCGGGGGCGCGATGTTCGTTTACGTTGCTGCGCCTGGCGGCGCCGCGGTGACGGGCAAGGCAGCCGGATGCGGTAGCCGCTGGCGCAGTATCGGGTCACACTACAGTTAGCTTCACCCTTATCGTATTGCCACGCTTTTCAACACAGCGCGTGGCTTTTGGAGAACATTCAAATGGCATCGGTCAACAAAGTCATTCTCGTCGGCAACCTCGGCGCAGACCCCGAGACGCGCTACATGCCCAGCGGCGACGCCGTCACCAATATCCGCCTGGCGACCACCGACCGCTACAAGGAAAAGGGGTCCGGCGAGATGAAGGAAGCCACCGAGTGGCACCGCATCGCCTTCTTCGGCAAGCTCGCGGAGATCGCCGGCCAGTACCTGCGCAAGGGCTCGTCGGTCTATATCGAAGGCCGCATCCGCACCCGCAAGTGGCAGGACCAGTCCGGCCAGGATAAGTACTCGACGGAAATCGTCGCCGACCAGATGCAGATGCTGGGTG includes the following:
- a CDS encoding single-stranded DNA-binding protein (K03111: ssb; single-strand DNA-binding protein) — protein: MASVNKVILVGNLGADPETRYMPSGDAVTNIRLATTDRYKEKGSGEMKEATEWHRIAFFGKLAEIAGQYLRKGSSVYIEGRIRTRKWQDQSGQDKYSTEIVADQMQMLGARQGGGGGGDEGGYGGAGGGGYSREASGGGGSGYGGGRGAQGGGQGGGQGGGQGGGQSGGARRPQQAPSNGFEDMDDDIPF